The following is a genomic window from Micromonospora cathayae.
GCGGTCTCCGGAGCGGCGGGTGGGGTGGGCAGGTCGAGCGACGACATCTGTCGATAATCGCCAACCCGACCCGCCCCGTACAGTCGTTTACCCGTCAGCGCGGTCGACGATCCGGTCCCGGGCCTCGGCGTACCGGGCGCGGATCGCGGGGACCGGCTCGGTCGCGTACTCCTCGGTCGCGCCGACCGTCCACTGCGGTGGTTCGGTGCCGCCGAGGGCCAGCCAGGCGGCCTGGCGGGCCGCGCCGTCGGCGACGTACTCGCCGGGCGGCGGGACCAGCACCGGGCAGCCGAAGACCTGCGGGGCGATCCGGCGGACGGCCGCCGAACGGGCGCCCCCGCCGACCAGGATCACCCGGTCGACCCGGGCCCCCTGGGCACGCAGCGCGTCCAGCCCGTCGGCCAGCGCGCAGAGCATCCCCTCGACGGCGGCGCGGGCCAGGTGGGCGGGGGTGGAGGTACGCAGGGTCAACCCGTGCACCGCGCCGGTGGCGTCCGGCCGGTTCGGGGTCCGTTCCCCCTCCAGGTACGGCACCAGGACCAGCCCGTCCGCCCCGGCCGGCGCGGCCAGTGCCAGGTCGGCCAGGTCGGCCAGGTCGACCCGGAGCAGCGCGGCGGCGGCGTCCAGCACCCGGGCCGCGTTGAGCGTGCAGACCAGGGGGAGGTACCGGCCGGTGGCGTCGGCGAACCCGGCGACCGCGCCGTCGGGGTCGGCGGCGGGGGTGTCGGCGACGCTGAACACGGTGCCGGAGGTGCCGATGGAGACGACCACGTCACCGGGGCGGGCCCCGACACCGAGCGCCGCCCCGGCGTTGTCCCCGGCACCCGGGCCGAGCAGCACGCTGCCGTAGGCCCCACCGACCGTGCCGGCGGACTCGGCCGGG
Proteins encoded in this region:
- the xylB gene encoding xylulokinase codes for the protein MPLVAGVDSSTQSCKIVVRDAETGALVRQARAPHPDGTEVDPEAWWQALTDAVGTMGGLGDMAAVSVAGQQHGMVCLDDAGRVVRPALLWNDTRSAGAAADLVAEAGTGEAGRRFWADAVGSVPVASFTVTKLRWLARHEPANADRVAAVCLPHDWLTWRLGGGGDLAALRTDRSDASGTGYWSPATGEYRPDLLEQALGRRPALPVVLGPAESAGTVGGAYGSVLLGPGAGDNAGAALGVGARPGDVVVSIGTSGTVFSVADTPAADPDGAVAGFADATGRYLPLVCTLNAARVLDAAAALLRVDLADLADLALAAPAGADGLVLVPYLEGERTPNRPDATGAVHGLTLRTSTPAHLARAAVEGMLCALADGLDALRAQGARVDRVILVGGGARSAAVRRIAPQVFGCPVLVPPPGEYVADGAARQAAWLALGGTEPPQWTVGATEEYATEPVPAIRARYAEARDRIVDRADG